The following are encoded together in the bacterium genome:
- a CDS encoding DUF2911 domain-containing protein, producing the protein MRLFITLLLISAFSISAQVTLPRPSPKATVSQTIGITDVSITYSRPGVKGREIWGKVVPYNEVWRAGANEATTITFSDSVMIEGTKLPSGTYSLHIIPATTEWTVILNKNATPWMTYSYKQENEAVRFKVKPQTGDMQERMMFTFDDLTDNSGRIIMAWEKIRLSFKIEVESQSLTLAKARTAIGWAPMMQAANYCVENNVNLDEAMKWVDISIMLTENYWNCRVKAQLLAKAGKTSDAVKMMDKAFDYSKGMQSPPFDLARMQELSADWKKKK; encoded by the coding sequence ATGCGTTTATTCATCACATTACTTTTAATTTCTGCTTTTTCAATTTCCGCGCAAGTCACACTGCCCCGTCCGAGTCCCAAAGCCACAGTTTCACAAACCATCGGTATTACGGATGTTTCAATTACGTATTCTCGTCCCGGAGTTAAAGGGCGTGAAATCTGGGGCAAAGTGGTTCCTTACAACGAAGTTTGGCGTGCGGGAGCGAATGAAGCGACCACCATTACTTTTTCAGACAGTGTCATGATCGAAGGCACTAAACTCCCTTCCGGCACTTACAGCCTTCACATTATTCCTGCGACGACGGAATGGACCGTCATATTGAATAAAAACGCAACGCCATGGATGACCTACTCCTATAAACAGGAAAATGAAGCTGTTCGGTTCAAAGTCAAACCGCAAACCGGCGACATGCAGGAACGCATGATGTTTACATTCGATGATCTGACGGATAATTCCGGCCGCATCATCATGGCGTGGGAAAAAATCAGGCTCTCGTTCAAAATTGAAGTTGAATCGCAGTCCCTCACACTTGCCAAAGCACGTACTGCCATCGGTTGGGCGCCGATGATGCAAGCGGCCAATTATTGTGTCGAGAATAATGTGAATTTAGATGAAGCGATGAAGTGGGTAGACATTTCGATCATGTTGACTGAAAATTACTGGAATTGCCGCGTCAAAGCACAATTGCTGGCGAAAGCCGGAAAAACGTCCGATGCTGTCAAAATGATGGATAAAGCGTTCGATTATAGTAAAGGAATGCAGTCGCCGCCGTTCGATCTCGCGCGCATGCAGGAATTATCAGCAGATTGGAAGAAAAAGAAATAA